The Caulifigura coniformis genome includes a region encoding these proteins:
- a CDS encoding 3-deoxy-D-manno-octulosonic acid transferase: MSAAGWILNTLYGALLIAASPWIAYRRLRHGKDREGFRQKFLGDVPARPGARPCVWLHAVSVGEVLLLKPVLDRLRAEHGSLDIVLSTTTQTGQAVAREKYPFARTVYYPFDFTWAVRRALRRLRPDVVALVELELWPNFISAVHERGVPLVLLNGRISERSFRGYSRIRRLVAGWLGRFTLLTVQTEEYGERLQALGAPADRVVVTGSVKYDGLEHDRSNPRTETLRQSFGIRAGERVFIAGSTQAPEEQLAIESYRALRNEFPDLRLVVVPRHKERFEETAGLIERSGLGLRRRSTGATSTNGSQTDRPVLLLDTLGELSACWGLADIAFVGGSLSRRGGQNMLEPAAYGAAVLFGPNTFNFRHAVEMLLARNAARVVHSGEELTACVRELLRDEPARRAMGERARQFVLSQHGATSRVTSLLGELLPADPGVSMRRAG, encoded by the coding sequence ATGTCGGCGGCCGGATGGATCCTGAATACGCTTTACGGAGCGCTGCTCATCGCGGCGTCCCCCTGGATCGCGTATCGCCGGCTGCGACATGGAAAAGACCGCGAAGGCTTCCGGCAGAAGTTCCTTGGGGATGTCCCTGCCCGTCCCGGCGCCCGCCCCTGCGTGTGGCTGCACGCCGTGAGCGTGGGCGAAGTTCTGCTTCTCAAACCGGTTCTCGACCGGCTGCGTGCCGAGCACGGCTCGCTCGACATCGTCCTTTCGACGACCACGCAAACCGGCCAGGCGGTGGCCCGGGAGAAGTATCCTTTCGCCCGCACCGTCTACTATCCGTTCGACTTCACCTGGGCCGTCCGCCGTGCGCTCCGCCGCCTCAGGCCCGACGTCGTCGCCCTCGTGGAACTGGAGTTGTGGCCCAACTTCATTTCCGCCGTTCACGAGCGCGGCGTCCCGCTCGTCCTGCTGAACGGTCGGATCAGTGAACGCAGCTTTCGCGGTTATTCGCGGATCCGCAGGCTCGTGGCCGGCTGGCTGGGCAGGTTCACGCTGCTCACGGTTCAGACGGAGGAATATGGCGAACGGCTCCAGGCACTCGGCGCTCCGGCCGACCGGGTCGTAGTCACCGGGTCCGTGAAGTACGACGGCCTGGAGCATGACCGGAGCAATCCACGGACAGAGACGCTCCGGCAGTCGTTCGGAATCCGGGCGGGAGAGCGGGTCTTCATCGCGGGCAGCACGCAGGCCCCGGAAGAACAACTTGCCATCGAGTCATACCGTGCGCTGCGGAACGAGTTTCCGGACTTGAGGCTCGTCGTCGTTCCGCGGCACAAGGAACGATTCGAGGAAACGGCCGGGCTGATCGAACGGAGCGGCCTCGGACTTCGGCGGCGATCCACCGGGGCGACATCGACCAACGGTTCGCAAACGGACCGCCCGGTCCTGCTCCTCGACACACTGGGCGAGCTCTCCGCCTGCTGGGGGCTGGCCGACATCGCCTTCGTCGGGGGGAGCCTGTCCCGCCGCGGCGGGCAGAACATGCTCGAGCCGGCTGCTTATGGCGCGGCCGTGCTGTTCGGGCCGAACACGTTCAACTTCCGCCACGCCGTGGAGATGCTGCTCGCGCGGAACGCCGCCCGCGTCGTACACTCCGGCGAGGAATTGACGGCCTGCGTCCGCGAACTTCTGCGGGACGAACCGGCCCGCCGAGCGATGGGGGAGCGTGCCCGCCAGTTCGTGCTGTCGCAACACGGCGCCACCTCCCGTGTGACGTCGCTGCTCGGGGAACTTCTGCCTGCAGATCCGGGCGTTTCAATGCGACGGGCCGGCTGA